Proteins encoded within one genomic window of Episyrphus balteatus chromosome 1, idEpiBalt1.1, whole genome shotgun sequence:
- the LOC129906167 gene encoding nidogen-like isoform X2 produces the protein MNSKFIKLLCMVIVLEISTNVHAQYSNSILNQLYKHTDEPIQILEHGDSEYSFMDLEMDTPIRFYSKTYSRLYINTNGILTFTKEFPEYLNQEFPANIPSIAPFFANVDTSAQNDSTIISLFESHHREKLQKANELVRIIVSDNAFEATTLYVATWENVGYYDNQTDKLNTFQAVIICNSYETYVQFIYPKGGINWMQVDSSGFGLLDLPAQAGFVSDDGKYFMINGSGTENVLHFSEMSNIGIDGVFLYRVGLLSYDSNISDEDIKKTINDIAPPMSCAEGGSEKCHSRAACDDISDGFCCKCFRWYYGNGLSCIKTSVPFRVSGLLSGEINNRPIEKSANIESIIDLKNGLSTTSINSISDELGSQLKLALPVFSSIGWLFAKLLSPKIMNGYQLTGGNLDISSELIFESDEILYINQNYEFRNHQQTIKIEINGHVPQVKFDEHIKIPGFIEELKFTSPYSISSTKDHHIEIPSKNKTIKFQLNQNIVYDESLHSCNNNSTDLTEKISFLKVSNISYGLESGTHKHSLVTKIGDDASLNPCTSGLAKCWELSKCVPNEESYECVCYIGWMVNMTKEGGECVDIDECKTYPNACAHDKHSYCENIRGGYTCLCNEGYENYGAGCYGDNIYEIYEDDIKSSTKENTYEYDECRKDGNECECAVRTSTGKIWEEDCYYNPKLCGDHASCIRSRSDPGLFECLCNSGFYGDGKLCKKEHCQIKPSMCDTNANCRPFNGSFTCVCNPEYRGNGTLCRLRRDYGATEFLACIRRDGFKIVRVNLDEQVISTVGEYEYANKFGFDIDCVERRVYYSVERKIKSTNFDGTDIRDFITKEIRSPFGIAIDSVSRRIYWSDDYRKTIEVASLDNPKMRTVLLHVNTNFNPPTYIAVDPIRGGVTKAGIRQQR, from the exons ATAAATACAAATGGAATTTTAACATTTACCAAAGAATTTCCCGAATATCTCAATCAAGAATTTCCAGCGAATATTCCATCCATTGCACCATTTTTTGCAAACGTAGATACATCAGCTCAAAATGACTCAACCATCATCAGTCTCTTCGAATCACATCATCGTGAGAAATTACAAAAGGCAAATGAACTTGTTCGCATAATAGTTTCCGATAATGCATTTGAAGCCACAACATTATATGTGGCTACTTGGGAGAATGTTGGATATTATGATAATCAAACAGATAAGTTGAATACTTTCCAG GCTGTAATAATTTGCAACTCGTATGAAACATATGTTCAGTTTATTTACCCGAAAGGAGGCATCAATTGGATGCAAGTTGATTCTTCGGGATTTGGGCTACTTGATCTTCCAGCTCAAGCGGGTTTTGTCTCGGATGATGGAAAATACTTCATGATCAATGGATCCGGAACTGAAAAT GTTTTGCATTTCAGTGAGATGTCTAATATTGGAATCGATGGTGTTTTCTTATATCGTGTTGGTCTGCTTAGTTATGATTCAAATATTTCGGatgaagatattaaaaaaactatcaaTGATATTGCTCCCCCAATGTCTTGTGCGGAAGGTGGTAGTGAAAAATGTCATTCTAGGGCTGCTTGCGACGACATATCAGATGGATTTTGTTGCAAATGTTTTAGGTGGTACTACGGAAACGGGCTTTCTTGCATCAAAACTTCAGTTCCTTTTCGTGTTTCTGGATTACTAAGTGGCGAAATTAATAATCGGCCTATTGAAAAATCTGCGAACATTGAATCTATCATAGATTTGAAAAATGGTCTTAGTACAACTTCTATCAATTCGATCAGTGACGAATTGGGATCCCAGTTAAAGTTGGCTCTGCCAGTTTTTAGTTCTATTGGCTGGCTGTTTGCAAAACTATTATCCCCCAAAATTATGAATGGCTATCAATTGACCGGTGGTAATCTCGACATTAGCTCTGAATTGATTTTCGAGTCTGAtgaaatactgtatatcaatcaaaactatGAATTCAGAAATCATCAGCAgacaattaaaattgaaataaacggACACGTACCCCAGGTTAAGTTTGACGAGCATATTAAAATTCCTGGTTTCATCGAAGAACTGAAATTCACATCCCCTTATTCAATTTCTTCAACTAAAGACCATCACATTGAGATTCCATCAAAGAACAAAACTATCAAATTTCagttaaaccaaaatatagtaTATGATGAGTCATTGCACTCATGCAACAACAACTCCACTGATCTAACcgaaaaaatttctttcttaaaAGTTTCTAATATCTCCTATGGCTTGGAAAGTGGAACGCATAAACATTCCCTTGTTACCAAAATTGGTGATGATGCTTCTCTCAATCCTTGTACCAGTGGTTTAGCAAAGTGCTGGGAGCTTAGTAAATGTGTCCCAAATGAGGAATCATATGAATGCGTTTGTTATATTGGATGGATGGTGAATATGACCAAAGAGGGTGGAGAGTGCGTTGATATTGACGAGTGTAAAACCTACCCAAATGCGTGTGCTCATGATAAACATAGTTATTGTGAAAATATTCGCGGTGGCTATACATGTTTATGCAACGAAGGTTACGAAAATTACGGAGCTGGCTGCTACGGAGAcaatatttatgaaatttatgaGGACGATATAAAATCTTCtacaaaagaaaatacttatgAATACGATGAATGTAGAAAAGATGGGAATGAATGTGAATGCGCAGTTCGAACTTCTACAGGCAAAATATGGGAGGAAGATTGTTATTAT AATCCAAAATTATGTGGCGATCATGCTTCTTGCATACGATCTAGAAG tgaTCCAGGTTTATTTGAATGCTTATGCAATTCTGGTTTCTATGGCGATGGAAAGCTTTGTAAAAAGGAGCATTGTCAAATAAAACCATCTATGTGTGATACAAATGCTAATTGTCGGCCGTTTAATGGTAGTTTTACCTGTGTTTGTAATCCTG AATATCGTGGAAATGGAACTTTATGCCGATTGCGCCGAGACTATGGGGCTACTGAGTTTTTAGCTTGCATTCGGCGTGATGGCTTCAAAATCGTACGCGTAAATTTGGATGAACAAGTTATTTCTACGGTTGGTGAATATGAATATGCCAATAAATTTGGATTTGACATAGATTGCGTTGAAAGACGCGTCTACTACTCAGTAGAGCGCAAAATCAAGAGCACAAATTTTGACGGCACAGATATTCGTGATTTTATAACTAAGG aaatccGTTCGCCATTCGGAATTGCAATTGATTCTGTATCTAGACGTATATATTGGAGTGACGATTATAGAAAGACAATAGAGGTAGCTAGCTTGGACAATCCGAAGATGAGAACTGTATTGCTACatgtaaatacaaattttaatccaCCTACATACATTGCCGTCGATCCAATTAGAGG tggagtaactaaagctggCATACGGCAACAACGGTAA
- the LOC129906167 gene encoding nidogen-like isoform X1 gives MNSKFIKLLCMVIVLEISTNVHAQYSNSILNQLYKHTDEPIQILEHGDSEYSFMDLEMDTPIRFYSKTYSRLYINTNGILTFTKEFPEYLNQEFPANIPSIAPFFANVDTSAQNDSTIISLFESHHREKLQKANELVRIIVSDNAFEATTLYVATWENVGYYDNQTDKLNTFQAVIICNSYETYVQFIYPKGGINWMQVDSSGFGLLDLPAQAGFVSDDGKYFMINGSGTENVLHFSEMSNIGIDGVFLYRVGLLSYDSNISDEDIKKTINDIAPPMSCAEGGSEKCHSRAACDDISDGFCCKCFRWYYGNGLSCIKTSVPFRVSGLLSGEINNRPIEKSANIESIIDLKNGLSTTSINSISDELGSQLKLALPVFSSIGWLFAKLLSPKIMNGYQLTGGNLDISSELIFESDEILYINQNYEFRNHQQTIKIEINGHVPQVKFDEHIKIPGFIEELKFTSPYSISSTKDHHIEIPSKNKTIKFQLNQNIVYDESLHSCNNNSTDLTEKISFLKVSNISYGLESGTHKHSLVTKIGDDASLNPCTSGLAKCWELSKCVPNEESYECVCYIGWMVNMTKEGGECVDIDECKTYPNACAHDKHSYCENIRGGYTCLCNEGYENYGAGCYGDNIYEIYEDDIKSSTKENTYEYDECRKDGNECECAVRTSTGKIWEEDCYYNPKLCGDHASCIRSRSDPGLFECLCNSGFYGDGKLCKKEHCQIKPSMCDTNANCRPFNGSFTCVCNPEYRGNGTLCRLRRDYGATEFLACIRRDGFKIVRVNLDEQVISTVGEYEYANKFGFDIDCVERRVYYSVERKIKSTNFDGTDIRDFITKEIRSPFGIAIDSVSRRIYWSDDYRKTIEVASLDNPKMRTVLLHVNTNFNPPTYIAVDPIRGKLYWITGSQQLLSFKLEQSRIEMSELDGTDREILFDFPKKSITSSLVLLPNSEELCFVTHDYYDGSQIQCIKTNSKEIRTVAMNLSNIDALTATDESFYWTDHYSMTLERLDFHGTRHPATPFIEHMESSVFFIKDVDYNCLQGFNPCQINNGGCPLGSICLPNRNSSSKKSCKKLKNF, from the exons ATAAATACAAATGGAATTTTAACATTTACCAAAGAATTTCCCGAATATCTCAATCAAGAATTTCCAGCGAATATTCCATCCATTGCACCATTTTTTGCAAACGTAGATACATCAGCTCAAAATGACTCAACCATCATCAGTCTCTTCGAATCACATCATCGTGAGAAATTACAAAAGGCAAATGAACTTGTTCGCATAATAGTTTCCGATAATGCATTTGAAGCCACAACATTATATGTGGCTACTTGGGAGAATGTTGGATATTATGATAATCAAACAGATAAGTTGAATACTTTCCAG GCTGTAATAATTTGCAACTCGTATGAAACATATGTTCAGTTTATTTACCCGAAAGGAGGCATCAATTGGATGCAAGTTGATTCTTCGGGATTTGGGCTACTTGATCTTCCAGCTCAAGCGGGTTTTGTCTCGGATGATGGAAAATACTTCATGATCAATGGATCCGGAACTGAAAAT GTTTTGCATTTCAGTGAGATGTCTAATATTGGAATCGATGGTGTTTTCTTATATCGTGTTGGTCTGCTTAGTTATGATTCAAATATTTCGGatgaagatattaaaaaaactatcaaTGATATTGCTCCCCCAATGTCTTGTGCGGAAGGTGGTAGTGAAAAATGTCATTCTAGGGCTGCTTGCGACGACATATCAGATGGATTTTGTTGCAAATGTTTTAGGTGGTACTACGGAAACGGGCTTTCTTGCATCAAAACTTCAGTTCCTTTTCGTGTTTCTGGATTACTAAGTGGCGAAATTAATAATCGGCCTATTGAAAAATCTGCGAACATTGAATCTATCATAGATTTGAAAAATGGTCTTAGTACAACTTCTATCAATTCGATCAGTGACGAATTGGGATCCCAGTTAAAGTTGGCTCTGCCAGTTTTTAGTTCTATTGGCTGGCTGTTTGCAAAACTATTATCCCCCAAAATTATGAATGGCTATCAATTGACCGGTGGTAATCTCGACATTAGCTCTGAATTGATTTTCGAGTCTGAtgaaatactgtatatcaatcaaaactatGAATTCAGAAATCATCAGCAgacaattaaaattgaaataaacggACACGTACCCCAGGTTAAGTTTGACGAGCATATTAAAATTCCTGGTTTCATCGAAGAACTGAAATTCACATCCCCTTATTCAATTTCTTCAACTAAAGACCATCACATTGAGATTCCATCAAAGAACAAAACTATCAAATTTCagttaaaccaaaatatagtaTATGATGAGTCATTGCACTCATGCAACAACAACTCCACTGATCTAACcgaaaaaatttctttcttaaaAGTTTCTAATATCTCCTATGGCTTGGAAAGTGGAACGCATAAACATTCCCTTGTTACCAAAATTGGTGATGATGCTTCTCTCAATCCTTGTACCAGTGGTTTAGCAAAGTGCTGGGAGCTTAGTAAATGTGTCCCAAATGAGGAATCATATGAATGCGTTTGTTATATTGGATGGATGGTGAATATGACCAAAGAGGGTGGAGAGTGCGTTGATATTGACGAGTGTAAAACCTACCCAAATGCGTGTGCTCATGATAAACATAGTTATTGTGAAAATATTCGCGGTGGCTATACATGTTTATGCAACGAAGGTTACGAAAATTACGGAGCTGGCTGCTACGGAGAcaatatttatgaaatttatgaGGACGATATAAAATCTTCtacaaaagaaaatacttatgAATACGATGAATGTAGAAAAGATGGGAATGAATGTGAATGCGCAGTTCGAACTTCTACAGGCAAAATATGGGAGGAAGATTGTTATTAT AATCCAAAATTATGTGGCGATCATGCTTCTTGCATACGATCTAGAAG tgaTCCAGGTTTATTTGAATGCTTATGCAATTCTGGTTTCTATGGCGATGGAAAGCTTTGTAAAAAGGAGCATTGTCAAATAAAACCATCTATGTGTGATACAAATGCTAATTGTCGGCCGTTTAATGGTAGTTTTACCTGTGTTTGTAATCCTG AATATCGTGGAAATGGAACTTTATGCCGATTGCGCCGAGACTATGGGGCTACTGAGTTTTTAGCTTGCATTCGGCGTGATGGCTTCAAAATCGTACGCGTAAATTTGGATGAACAAGTTATTTCTACGGTTGGTGAATATGAATATGCCAATAAATTTGGATTTGACATAGATTGCGTTGAAAGACGCGTCTACTACTCAGTAGAGCGCAAAATCAAGAGCACAAATTTTGACGGCACAGATATTCGTGATTTTATAACTAAGG aaatccGTTCGCCATTCGGAATTGCAATTGATTCTGTATCTAGACGTATATATTGGAGTGACGATTATAGAAAGACAATAGAGGTAGCTAGCTTGGACAATCCGAAGATGAGAACTGTATTGCTACatgtaaatacaaattttaatccaCCTACATACATTGCCGTCGATCCAATTAGAGG aaaacttTATTGGATAACTGGTAGCCAACAATTACTCAGTTTTAaattagaacaatcaagaatagaAATGTCTGAATTGGACGGCACCGATCGTGAGATTCTTTTCGATTTTCCAAAGAAATCTATAACCAGTTCGTTGGTCTTACTTCCAAACAGTGAAGAGCTGTGCTTTGTCACTCATGATTATTATGATGGTTCACAAATACAATGCATAAAAACGAATTCGAAGGAGATACGAACTGTTGCGATGAATTTGTCAAACATAGATGCACTAACTGCCACAGATGAAAGTTTCTATTGGACTGATCACTATTC gatgaCGCTTGAACGTCTCGATTTTCATGGCACCCGTCATCCAGCTACACCTTTTATAGAACATATGGAAagctcagttttttttattaaagatgtCGATTACAATTGTCTTCAAGGATTTAATCCATGCCAAATAAATAATGGTGGATGTCCATTGGGGAGCATTTGTTTGCCAAACCGAAACTCATCATCTaagaaaagttgtaaaaaattaaagaatttttaa